One genomic region from Nymphaea colorata isolate Beijing-Zhang1983 chromosome 12, ASM883128v2, whole genome shotgun sequence encodes:
- the LOC116265375 gene encoding mediator of RNA polymerase II transcription subunit 19a-like produces the protein MMDAEGMKFGRGPRELTGAMDLLNHYKLLPHHNFFCKRALPSSISDTHYLYNVVGDTEIRKGEGMELDQLFNNALYVQNIDSSIQPFDLDTLRQAFQLRETEPVELPAAEKGIPTASGKSTADSKDKEKKHKKHKDRDKEKDREHKKHKHRDKEKSKDKDREKSKKDGSGNHEGGDDHSRKHHEKKRRHEENGDATDSHKHKKKKHRDSRGDDIGLTKEKS, from the exons ATGATGGATGCAGAAGGTATGAAGTTTGGAAGAG GACCTAGGGAACTTACGGGTGCAATGGATCTTCTGAACCACTACAAGTTGTTGCCTCATCATAATTTCTTTTGCAAGAGGGCTCTGCCCTCATCAATTTCAGACACACATTATCTTTACAATGTGGTGGGTGACACAGAAATCAGAAAAGGGGAAGGAATGGAACTCGATCAGCTCTTTAATAATGCGCTGTATGTGCAAAACATTGATTCAAGCATTCAACCATTTGACTTGGACACTCTAAGACAGGCTTTCCAATTGAGGGAGACTGAACCAGTCGAGCTGCCTGCT GCAGAGAAAGGAATTCCTACTGCAAGTGGGAAGTCTACTGCTGATTCTaaagacaaggaaaagaaacataaaaaacacaAGGACAGGGACAAAGAGAAGGACCGGGAGCATAAGAAACACAAACATCGTGACAAGGAAAAGAGTAAAGACAAAGATAGAGAGAAGAGTAAGAAAGATGGAAGCGGAAATCATGAAGGTGGTGATGATCACTCAAGGAAGCATCACGAAAAG AAAAGAAGGCATGAGGAGAATGGAGATGCCACTGATTCTcacaaacacaagaaaaagaag CATAGGGACTCCAGGGGTGATGATATTGGACTGACAAAAGAGAAGAGCTGA